In Leptolyngbya sp. SIO1E4, one DNA window encodes the following:
- a CDS encoding GNAT family N-acetyltransferase, giving the protein MVLTIRRLRFADIDQVDQVLIATFQESSFKDELAFCLKLQPDGWLVAQKDHSIIGMVGAVNYGSVAQVGLMAVHPAYQGQGIGRTLLGSLLKKLDQQGCSSIRLEASAAGVSLYSKFGFEKYEATWVFTHFRCDLTLPISHQVVPLRLHHLPALSAFDTPIFGDNRQILFNLLLREFSDRAFITYDQKGEIVGYLFAQSNLIGPWVATTSKAAERLLAAALSLPFSTSPIVITPGDNPSVRQLLGFYGFRPPQFASHRHMIRGEVALNQRQNIYGLAHFSLG; this is encoded by the coding sequence ATGGTGCTAACTATTCGTCGGCTAAGGTTTGCAGATATTGATCAGGTAGACCAAGTACTCATCGCTACCTTTCAGGAGAGCAGTTTTAAGGATGAGTTAGCATTCTGCCTGAAGCTACAACCTGATGGCTGGTTGGTAGCCCAGAAAGACCACTCAATAATTGGCATGGTAGGAGCAGTAAATTATGGTTCTGTTGCCCAAGTTGGTTTAATGGCTGTTCACCCAGCATACCAAGGACAAGGAATTGGGCGTACTCTATTAGGGAGTTTGCTCAAAAAACTCGATCAACAGGGTTGTTCAAGCATTCGTTTAGAGGCCAGTGCTGCTGGAGTTAGCCTTTACTCTAAATTTGGGTTTGAGAAATATGAAGCAACCTGGGTTTTTACACATTTTCGGTGTGATTTAACATTGCCTATTTCTCATCAAGTTGTTCCATTGCGGCTGCATCATCTTCCTGCGCTCTCTGCCTTCGATACGCCTATTTTTGGCGATAATCGCCAAATACTTTTCAACCTGCTGTTGCGGGAATTTAGCGATCGCGCCTTTATTACCTATGATCAGAAGGGAGAAATCGTCGGTTATCTTTTCGCTCAATCTAATCTCATTGGCCCCTGGGTAGCTACTACGTCTAAAGCGGCTGAAAGACTTTTAGCTGCAGCTCTATCTCTGCCCTTCAGTACGTCACCAATTGTAATAACTCCAGGTGATAATCCATCCGTTAGACAATTATTAGGGTTCTATGGATTTAGACCTCCTCAATTTGCCAGTCATCGTCATATGATTCGAGGGGAGGTTGCCTTAAATCAGCGTCAAAACATTTACGGGTTAGCTCACTTTTCACTCGGGTAG